In bacterium, a single window of DNA contains:
- the rplK gene encoding 50S ribosomal protein L11, translated as MAKKITKSLKLQIPAGKANPAPPVGPALGQAGVNIGEFVKRFNDATASMVGDIIPVIISVYEDRTFDFVLKTPPAASLILKATGVEKGSSHPNSKKVGKITKAQVQKIAEQKMPDLNSKDLAGAMKMVEGTCASLGIEVVA; from the coding sequence ATGGCAAAAAAAATAACCAAATCATTAAAATTACAAATCCCTGCTGGAAAGGCAAATCCTGCTCCTCCAGTTGGTCCTGCTCTTGGTCAAGCTGGTGTTAACATTGGTGAATTCGTAAAAAGATTCAACGATGCCACAGCTTCAATGGTTGGAGACATTATACCTGTAATCATCTCAGTATATGAGGATAGAACTTTTGACTTCGTTCTTAAAACACCACCTGCAGCAAGTCTTATCTTAAAGGCAACTGGGGTAGAGAAGGGTTCAAGTCATCCAAACTCAAAGAAGGTTGGAAAGATTACAAAAGCTCAAGTTCAAAAGATTGCAGAGCAAAAGATGCCTGATCTAAACTCAAAAGATCTAGCAGGAGCTATGAAAATGGTAGAAGGAACATGTGCATCTCTAGGAATAGAAGTTGTTGCATAG
- a CDS encoding Ser-Thr-rich GPI-anchored membrane family protein, translating to MKNKTQLRFRKLLSINKTLVFSMLTMALLFSNLLVGVNKVSAVSISEASRKVVAPTITVTSPNGGEMFTVGKTYKINWKSTGAAASRKVQIGIIDTRFSTEGGERAEQIIAFSIPNDGSYSWKVPAKIGTMNLNVTTRPVYKIIVHSYLDLETGIGLGDLSNGPFAIQDLSPVISSLSPVNGLVGSKVKITGSGFRLPNKVIFVGSTNAVVGQGSDTVSPINGEFVSKDVKPTDDNNLVVTIPSKMSAQGGEDGKSHLGADVIPGNYYFIVETDNGKSTPTYFKVRSKDPIQSTSTPVQVSPTITSAGEPGFVKAMARPDQTGAAADIYTATFNVKIKAEGKDVVLGLSNSPWPLFGKTSDFVQIYKNGSMDPLLYGLNVNYAVPVGAIPSTDGMTFKVLAGSSVSVPVMYSFQVKDSSASLYGIQLKAVGFDSKVLGFNPLMSAGPGVPSATTATIAPVVTTIGTPLFTKNYSNGQTGASFYTASFEMNIANPLNTDIVLGHPNSSWPAFGTSSNYVQIIKNGVVDMADYNLSVVYASPTGAINSTDGKTFKILARSVANVRVSYLFSKASQSADIYKVNLRGLGWGTVTQPNQIVPLSISTPLAFDINKLSQKANVMDAFGTWIMDIWDGVFGIFR from the coding sequence ATGAAAAATAAAACACAGCTTAGATTCAGAAAATTGTTAAGCATAAACAAAACTTTAGTATTCTCTATGTTAACAATGGCTTTACTGTTTTCAAATCTATTGGTAGGTGTAAACAAAGTATCGGCTGTAAGTATCTCAGAAGCTTCCAGAAAAGTAGTGGCTCCAACAATAACAGTAACTTCTCCAAACGGGGGTGAGATGTTTACTGTAGGTAAAACATACAAAATCAATTGGAAAAGTACCGGAGCTGCAGCTTCAAGAAAAGTACAGATAGGCATTATCGATACTCGTTTCAGCACAGAAGGTGGAGAAAGAGCTGAACAAATAATTGCTTTTTCAATTCCAAATGACGGAAGCTATTCTTGGAAGGTGCCTGCAAAAATAGGTACTATGAACCTAAATGTCACAACACGTCCTGTGTATAAAATAATTGTACATTCATATTTGGATTTAGAAACAGGGATAGGGCTTGGTGATTTAAGTAATGGTCCTTTTGCTATACAAGATCTTTCTCCTGTTATTTCATCGCTTTCACCTGTAAATGGTTTAGTTGGAAGTAAGGTAAAAATAACTGGCTCGGGTTTTAGACTCCCAAATAAAGTTATTTTTGTAGGCTCTACAAACGCAGTTGTTGGGCAAGGTTCAGACACTGTTTCTCCAATTAACGGTGAGTTTGTTAGTAAAGATGTAAAGCCTACAGATGATAATAATTTGGTAGTTACTATTCCGTCAAAAATGTCAGCACAGGGTGGCGAGGATGGGAAAAGCCATCTGGGGGCAGATGTTATCCCTGGTAATTATTACTTTATAGTTGAGACAGATAATGGTAAAAGTACCCCCACCTATTTCAAGGTTCGTTCAAAGGATCCGATACAAAGTACGTCTACTCCGGTACAAGTTTCTCCAACAATTACATCAGCAGGGGAACCAGGTTTTGTGAAGGCTATGGCACGACCTGATCAAACTGGGGCTGCTGCAGATATTTACACAGCAACTTTTAATGTGAAGATTAAAGCTGAAGGAAAGGATGTTGTCCTTGGTCTCTCAAACTCACCATGGCCTTTATTTGGAAAAACATCTGACTTTGTACAGATATATAAAAATGGTTCTATGGATCCATTGCTTTATGGTTTAAATGTAAACTATGCTGTGCCAGTAGGGGCAATTCCTTCTACTGATGGTATGACATTTAAGGTTCTTGCTGGAAGTAGTGTTTCGGTTCCAGTGATGTATTCTTTTCAAGTTAAGGATTCTTCTGCAAGTCTTTACGGAATTCAGTTAAAGGCCGTAGGTTTTGATTCTAAAGTTCTTGGTTTTAATCCACTAATGTCAGCTGGACCAGGAGTTCCTTCAGCCACAACTGCAACTATTGCACCTGTTGTTACTACAATTGGTACACCTCTGTTTACAAAAAATTATTCAAATGGCCAGACTGGAGCATCTTTCTATACAGCTTCTTTTGAAATGAACATTGCAAATCCTTTAAATACAGACATTGTTCTAGGGCATCCAAATTCTTCATGGCCAGCATTCGGGACAAGTTCTAATTATGTTCAAATAATAAAGAATGGAGTTGTTGATATGGCGGATTATAATTTATCTGTTGTGTACGCTTCACCAACTGGTGCTATTAATTCTACCGATGGAAAGACATTTAAAATTCTGGCTCGTAGTGTGGCGAATGTAAGGGTTAGCTATTTATTCAGTAAAGCGAGTCAATCAGCTGATATCTACAAGGTTAATTTAAGAGGACTCGGATGGGGTACTGTAACTCAGCCAAATCAGATAGTCCCACTTAGTATCTCTACTCCGTTAGCTTTTGATATCAATAAGCTTTCCCAAAAAGCAAATGTAATGGATGCATTTGGGACATGGATTATGGATATATGGGATGGTGTGTTCGGTATATTTAGATAA
- a CDS encoding ATP-dependent Clp protease proteolytic subunit has translation MNTHEVSDDLLKLPTPKIILSGKVDLDMRMHAFRSLVYLTSKGSPDVEIVIESAGGDIGYGLDIYDAIRLYKGRKTGIVISKAASMAAIILQSCDRRLCSLHANILVHNGSVSIDHDILSDDLALASFKLQKQRTVSLLHLILSVRTGKTIPEIADICKQDRWATSQEALSLGLIDEII, from the coding sequence ATGAACACACACGAAGTTTCTGACGATCTTTTGAAATTACCAACCCCAAAAATCATCCTGTCTGGCAAGGTGGATTTAGATATGCGCATGCACGCATTCAGATCTTTGGTCTATCTAACTTCCAAAGGCTCTCCTGACGTGGAAATTGTCATTGAATCTGCTGGTGGAGATATAGGTTATGGTCTGGATATTTATGATGCAATTCGTTTATACAAGGGCAGGAAGACAGGGATTGTTATCTCCAAAGCAGCGTCGATGGCTGCAATTATTCTTCAGTCCTGTGACCGTCGTCTTTGTTCTTTGCATGCCAACATCCTTGTTCACAATGGAAGCGTATCTATAGACCATGATATTTTGTCTGACGATTTGGCCTTGGCAAGTTTTAAGTTGCAAAAACAAAGAACTGTGTCTTTGCTTCATTTAATTCTTTCGGTTAGGACCGGTAAAACAATACCTGAAATCGCAGATATTTGTAAGCAAGACAGGTGGGCGACTTCACAGGAGGCCTTAAGTCTCGGTTTGATTGATGAAATCATCTGA
- a CDS encoding HIT family protein: protein MLYKDLLNTITECPFCEPLRMNKIIAKNEDCFLTYSIAPYHQHHVMVIPYRHIRSFTELSEKETKSVDDLLRKAAGLLGALGYNDYTILVRNGETIGNSVKHVHYHIAPAAIIGDLKRKNADRIVLEQGDIDKLMKDFEEAESKIQQNICI, encoded by the coding sequence ATGCTTTACAAAGACCTGTTAAATACAATTACTGAATGCCCATTTTGTGAACCCTTACGAATGAATAAAATCATTGCAAAAAATGAGGATTGTTTTTTAACATATTCAATCGCTCCATATCATCAACATCATGTAATGGTTATTCCGTATCGCCATATTAGAAGTTTTACGGAGCTAAGTGAAAAAGAAACAAAATCTGTAGATGATTTATTGCGTAAAGCAGCAGGTCTATTGGGTGCCTTGGGTTACAATGACTACACAATTCTAGTTAGGAACGGTGAGACTATTGGTAATAGTGTTAAACATGTGCATTATCATATTGCGCCAGCTGCTATTATTGGTGATTTAAAGAGAAAAAACGCAGATAGGATTGTTCTTGAGCAGGGAGACATAGATAAATTAATGAAGGATTTTGAAGAGGCAGAATCAAAAATCCAGCAGAATATCTGTATCTAA
- the argS gene encoding arginine--tRNA ligase, translating to MKKVINEAILKAVLEANPNKDLEAVLFGKNLLDRPGDLSHGDYSTNVAMLLAPKLGVKPIDLAKDLVQKLEGVIEGVSKIEVAGPGFINFYLSQGKSLDLIKEILDEKTGELNYGKSDLNKGKKIVYEYTDPNPFKQFHIGHLMSNAIGESLARITEWSGAEVKRYCYQGDVGRHVALTFYGFDLLKADGESVWPNESLPLSEKVAFLGMIYAKGATYFKDHPEDEEKVQEINKKIYDKSDESLNALYDLGRKWSLEHFEELYKVLGTKFDEYFLESDSSVIGLEEVKKALKAGVFEESEGAVIFKGENYGLNTRVFINKFGLPTYEAKELGLALLKNKKEDSDTSYTITANEQDNVLAVSYKAIEQIYPEIAKKNFHISHGMLRLTTGKMGSRTGNVITGESLLHDMTDMALEKMKEREIPEGEGKEIAQQIAVAAIKYTVLRQTIGKDIIFDSQKALSFEGDSGPYLQYSCVRAKSVLDKADKQGIIFDTNTLAAEKLEKLGVCQLGWAGGKLEKMLIRLPEVLLRAETEHAPHYVGQYLLDVASDFNSFYGNTQIVVDGDELTPYKLALTKATLTVLTNGLNVLGIKVPSRM from the coding sequence ATGAAGAAAGTTATTAACGAAGCTATATTAAAGGCTGTTTTAGAAGCTAATCCAAACAAAGACTTGGAGGCTGTACTCTTTGGTAAGAATCTACTGGATAGACCTGGAGACTTGTCTCATGGGGATTATTCTACAAACGTTGCCATGCTCCTTGCTCCAAAGCTTGGAGTTAAGCCAATTGATTTGGCGAAAGACCTAGTGCAAAAATTAGAAGGCGTAATTGAAGGCGTTTCTAAAATAGAAGTAGCGGGTCCTGGCTTTATTAACTTTTATCTATCTCAAGGGAAATCGTTAGACCTAATCAAAGAAATTTTAGATGAAAAAACTGGTGAATTAAATTATGGGAAATCAGATTTAAACAAAGGAAAGAAAATAGTTTATGAGTATACCGACCCTAACCCATTTAAACAATTTCATATTGGGCATTTGATGTCTAATGCAATAGGGGAATCCTTGGCAAGAATTACTGAATGGTCAGGAGCAGAAGTAAAGAGATATTGTTATCAGGGTGATGTCGGTCGTCATGTGGCATTAACATTTTACGGATTTGATTTGTTAAAAGCTGATGGTGAATCTGTTTGGCCAAATGAAAGTTTACCGCTGAGCGAAAAAGTAGCTTTTTTGGGTATGATATATGCAAAAGGTGCTACATATTTTAAAGATCATCCAGAAGATGAGGAGAAGGTTCAGGAAATAAACAAAAAGATTTATGACAAATCTGATGAGAGTTTGAATGCATTATATGATCTTGGTAGAAAATGGAGTCTGGAACATTTTGAAGAGCTATATAAAGTGTTGGGTACAAAATTTGATGAATATTTCCTTGAGAGCGATAGTTCTGTTATCGGACTTGAGGAAGTTAAAAAAGCCTTGAAAGCTGGTGTGTTCGAGGAAAGCGAAGGGGCAGTAATTTTTAAGGGTGAGAACTATGGATTGAACACTCGTGTCTTTATAAATAAGTTTGGTTTGCCAACATATGAGGCGAAGGAACTTGGGCTTGCCTTACTTAAAAATAAAAAAGAAGATAGCGATACTTCATATACAATAACAGCTAATGAACAGGATAATGTTCTTGCTGTGTCCTATAAGGCAATTGAACAAATCTACCCTGAGATTGCTAAGAAAAATTTTCATATCTCTCACGGAATGCTAAGGCTTACAACAGGTAAGATGGGTTCAAGAACTGGAAATGTAATTACAGGCGAGTCTTTACTTCATGATATGACAGATATGGCGCTTGAGAAAATGAAGGAAAGAGAAATTCCTGAGGGAGAAGGAAAGGAGATTGCACAACAAATTGCCGTTGCAGCCATTAAGTATACTGTTTTGAGACAGACTATAGGAAAAGATATTATCTTTGATTCCCAAAAAGCATTATCATTTGAAGGGGACTCAGGGCCTTATCTTCAGTATTCTTGTGTTCGCGCAAAATCAGTTTTGGATAAGGCTGATAAGCAGGGGATTATATTTGATACCAACACATTGGCAGCAGAGAAATTGGAGAAACTTGGTGTTTGCCAATTAGGTTGGGCTGGAGGAAAGCTGGAAAAGATGTTGATTAGACTACCAGAGGTTCTTCTTCGTGCGGAAACTGAACATGCACCACATTATGTAGGACAATACCTACTAGACGTAGCATCTGATTTCAATTCATTCTATGGAAATACTCAAATTGTTGTTGATGGCGATGAACTAACACCATATAAACTAGCGTTAACAAAAGCAACGCTAACGGTTTTAACTAATGGATTAAATGTTTTGGGAATTAAGGTTCCAAGTAGGATGTAG